The sequence below is a genomic window from Uranotaenia lowii strain MFRU-FL chromosome 2, ASM2978415v1, whole genome shotgun sequence.
gtcgctttaccatcacctttgtttgggttccctcccattgctcgatagagggtaatgagaaggcagactctctggcaaaggtgggggcgatggaaggtgacacgtatcagcgtgaaatcgccttcaacgaattttactttttagttcgaagaaactctcttgtcaactggcaacgcaaatgggacgaggatgaggatggtcggtggctccactcgattatcccaagggtaagggcagaaacacagtgcacgcgagcgagcgagcgagcgatttttgaatgaacctgAAATGAATTTCGCGCGAACATTTTTCAGGATCGTTCACAGTGTACGCGACGAACGGGATGCGatttacactgagaaaaaacttCATGGAtaggaaagaaaataatatttatgtaaatcaatttaaagggaattgaaagaataatttttaagaggttatttttgtttaaatcattatgaaataattcgtatgtgacattcaattaaaatttttaacagcgtCATAATaccattcaattatttttattgccgAATTCACAAACCGAAGTTTTCATCGCTATAAGCGCCGGCGACTTTCACTGACGTAAAATCATGTTGACCCAACAAATCCATGTCACgtgactcgcagaataagcacctaagattttatttcaaaagcactttaatgtaagataaatttgttctagagtcatatttattatttaatcctTGCTCATGTTACAGATTGAAcgagtaaaatttacctttttctggATATAAATGTTCTGTGCTCAGCAGTTGAGTGTTTTCTTTGGTTACAGAtgttagagcacctgtatccgtggtccaaacagccggtttagacccaaattccgacccgagcaactGTATTGGTGATCgtttataccagtttcaactcaactttttttagagctggtataaggattgatccaaaactgatgagatttggatccaatttgacgcagttctaaaccgtttgacagttaatggaacacgagtgcagttgccagttttttcattggatcggatctaatttctttggttcaattcttgtataaattagacccaagaatagaccacgaatacagatgcccttAGGATGCTATAAATTTTTCTAGGAGTTTTCACTGTGAGTCCAAGCAACTGATTTTGATCTGTCAGCTGCGTTTCTTTTCCAGTCGACATATTTTGAACTGTATAATCATGATTATTGTAATTTAAGATGAAGGGAAAtgataaataactatttttgcAGCTagtactttaaatatttttcagctaatctactcttgttttaaatatttaaaacaatatcCATATATCAATTTCTCTAGGAgaagttattttatttgttcttaAAGAAAAGGAGCATTTGTTCttcgaagaaaattattttttataaaccatcttatttattttggcatcaaaacttcacgttcttaaaatattcaagcaattaaaaatggaataaaaaaattttggatcgtGCGAGACCTGATGACCacgcaatttgttttttttttgttgttataaataattagagaaaaaaacgcGCGCCGGTTTATGGAATATGCATCTTATGCAGCTtggcgaaaaaaataaattcgcaatgtttaaattttctcccGAAGTAATGTGTTTTTACAGCACAAAGAGCACAAATTCACCGTGCCGCAAAATAATACGAATTTCTCTTCAGAATTTGCTGGTCTCCATTTCGTCCATATACTGGACAAACGACAGGTATATGCTGCAAAAACTTTGTCATAATTGAAATTGACCTCTGCttcgaatttatttaaaaagttagtcgaggaaaatcgttttttatttaaaaataacgcgatatattttcaaataaaactgccGAGAAATAATCTCAGTGCAGGTTCATATGAAGTTTgggtgaaccaaaacaaagtattcACGCGACTGCTGCGACGGATAATTTTCCGAATGGTATTTCGCGCGATAGTACGAATCGCGTCGCTTGCACTGTGAACGGTCTCACATTTTTCAACGTGTTCAAATGAGGTGCGATTCTTCGCGcgaatcgctcgctcgctcgctcgcgtgcactgtgtttctgccctaagccttaaaccatggtttaatagattggacctgagtcgggattttattcgtatattttcccgtctcatgtccaatcattgttccttagacgcggtactctatcgttttgatattgctggcagcaatttgtgtagttgcggccaaggttaccacgacatcgagcatattgtttggtcgtgcgaggttcatcttgtcgctagaacgaatttgatagaatcccttcgggcccgaggaaaaccaccctatgttccagtgagagatgtgctggctgttatagacttggactacatgtttgaaatataccttttcctaaaagctattgatcttcgtctataattctttttattttcatatttccctatctatcttcttttttctttaaaagtgaactagatataagcacacaattgtaatcaaacaaaacgagtttggctccttaaagcctaaaggtacgagccgtttcaaataaagaatttacaaaaaaaagcacttgttttgcataaaacaatgatttaattaggttttgtttagCTCTGGCAAATTcctgcatgatcaggcgtattatgtcgctcaaatttcgtcaaagttttgaagcttataaataaaattggcatgattaatggttgttctaaaaatatagctaaatctaaatttagcacctaaacaactgagttacatgactcactacacgaaactgatcatctaaagttaaaatttgaacgattacaaatcttttcaacaattgctggctttttaccgaacagtaaaaaaacgatgcagaaaacgatgcagcaaatttcagtcttcctcccccagctgCTGTTCATCACCTCTCTCTTTCTCGTTGACGTTTCGCTGTCATCGTGACAACAGTGTGCGGCGAGTTAGCCCCTATGGGCCAGTCGAAGTCGCGGCAAcagcaggcgtggctcagtatagaacaagttccacatcgccaatggttgctactccgtgtttgaccgaggccaccaattttgctcagaggtcaaatgaacggaacctgggattggctacacattcacaatgcacaaaactgatgctctctctttaaacatcaataacggcgccggccacgtcctagtcaATTGATAGGATAGCAAAAATgagaaagggataaaagaacaactttgtgcttaaggaccgaggtcacctctgcatccttgaaaaaaatttttgtaggGAATGTGGGGGAAAGGAAATAataaggaaacacttttgactagtgttatgctgatagctttttctcctgaaatataatttatatttatcaaaacatttgaaccaggtaagaaacatttttgaaaggtgATAATGACTAAAAAAACACATTAGAAGTCAATCTATCAActtgatttccattttcataTCTGTAATAGTTGTTGTTCAATTatacgaaaagttcgaaatgatATTCGAACTGGTGTTCTAATTCATATTAGTAGgaatttttttccgggattttcatcccttaggatgattcatcccttggtgaatttaaaaaccaataaaaatgtaaaagttttaatattttggagaaaaattccgaaaaagatTGTAATAAGTAAAATGTTGAATAGAATCGTATTGAAGAAAACAAGTCCAAATAGAACGttttaccacttttttcaagagaaatgGAGAGAATGTGATCacatataaaaacattaaatgttgattattttaaacaatttcaattgaaaaatttaggtAACAATTTTCCGCATTTGATCAGAAACATTAGGATTTAACGTGTTCCCTGTTTATGATTTAATCATGATATGAATTAGTATCgatgagtttcaaaattttgaacatttgaacAAAGAAAAACTGAAGAGAAATGAAGAAATTCTAAAGAAGTTATTTAACAAGTCAATCcatattttaaacattaaaaaaaccaattttgttgaaaacataatttgaatagcgattggtttgaaaacattgaaaattattttatcattattttttttttgtgaatagctttccgcattaaaaacattgtagtatttaaacatttaaggttaatttacagttttgactaactgattattaaaaaaaatgagaatacttagctttaaCGTTTTCCGGATACCAAACATGAATAGATGACTTCGAATGTTTTAATCCTCGATAAGTATGATTTTCCGACCGCATTCCAGAAAGACAGgacaaataaacttttgaaataagGGTTTGAGAGCACATGACATTTTTTCcacgaaaacaaaacacatCCGTTATCGACGGTCACAGCCTACCGAGGCCTATTTATCTTTTGCACCGTGAATATCTCATAAactagtaaattttaaaattaaagaaaaatagattGAATAGTACTTTTTTCTGCTATTGGATTATTAGCGCCGTATatttatgattcgaaattttagatGGCATGTTCGGCGGGAAGAAACTCTAAGCTTTCTTCTATTGGCGCTGTTTTGGCCATGAAAATCCATTGGACTGTAGGGCGGCGCTTGGCAAAACAACCACTGATGGGACTCACTCCCCCTGCGGGAGCGAGCCTCTTCTAGACAACCCCTAATGGTTGTCGCAAtacagtggaggcaggtcctcggACTTTCTGCCTGGAGACCAAAGCCGATCGCTAGAACTGTTcgcgcataaggaaagctctctggagccactactgTCATTTGTTCATCTCGGGAAATAACACATTTGGTACACACTTTCAGGTTTTAATTGGTACTTATCTCTGAAtcctaaaaatcaaatttttattgttaacttCGAAGCAAGCACGTGGTGCTTCTGAGAGTGGACTGGAAACCCCGCGTGCGGTGATTGAGGTGCACATTGCTTCTGTGTTGGTTTTCTATGGAATgaggttttgaatttcagttGTCATATAAACATTCCTGGAACAAAAGCCGAAATGTGTAGTGTTATGTAATAATTCCCCCTCCTCTTTATTTTACTATTTCAAGTAATAGTTCTACcttcacataaaaaaactgattccaaGATGTGTCAGGGCTTTCAGATAAAAACGGACTgtgttttaagaaatttcttctTTATTTGTATACATATTTAAAGCAATCACATCGACAATGCAGACTTTCAAGTGTTTTTAACGTTTACTTACAAAAAGCAACAGATTGTTCATCTATTCTGAAGTGACTTCAGCGAGATCTTTCACAATTTTAGCGGTGATTTTTGAAGATGGCCATGGCTAAGCTATCGAGAAGCGGATATGCGAGCTCACACAATCATGGTCTCCAGACTAGCTTTTTACTGAGCAGGAGCCAATCCCATCAGTGTGAAGCGGACCTCGTTGGGATCGCGAGCAATGTACTGCTTACAAACGGCCACAGCGTCTTTCAGTAGCGTTTCCGGTGTAGTGTTACCATGCTCAATCGGGAAATTCTTGCGTCCATCCAGCTCGTACAACTTGCCACCGAAATGCACGAACGCAATGAAATGATGGTAAACTTTTTCGTTGATATCCGGTGCCGCTGTTTGACCCTCGGTAGCAATGGTTTCGTGTGCCCCACTGATACCGGCATCGTTAAGTAGCAACTTTCCACGTTCCTCGGGAGTGGCATCCTTAGCCGATTCGCGGAAATTGTAGATGGTGCTTCCCTTCTCGATTTCGATGTCTGGATTGTTGAGTATTGCGTGCAACAGCGCAATAGTTCCACACGCATTGTGAATGTATTGACGC
It includes:
- the LOC129741760 gene encoding ubiquitin carboxyl-terminal hydrolase, whose amino-acid sequence is MSEATWLPLESNPDVLNKFMAQMGVSPLWNIVDIYGMDDELLGMVPAPLKSLIFLFPVSNAYEEFRAKEDEELKAKNLQHPKDLFYMRQYIHNACGTIALLHAILNNPDIEIEKGSTIYNFRESAKDATPEERGKLLLNDAGISGAHETIATEGQTAAPDINEKVYHHFIAFVHFGGKLYELDGRKNFPIEHGNTTPETLLKDAVAVCKQYIARDPNEVRFTLMGLAPAQ